catcgtCATTATAAGGCACAAGTGACTCTTCAGGaggtgaagatggtgaatcCACAACCCTCTGCCATTTTAAGTCTCGTTCCCCGTCTACACTATCACCAAGTTCCCTTTTTGCTTTCATCTTCTTTCCCCCACCTCCACTCTCACAATTTTTGCTGTTATACCACAGTAGCattcatcaattaaactaaattcCCATGAGATCTTCTACTACAACCGTTCAcctaaaataaatgataaaaaaaactatactTTTGGacgcttagaaaaaaaaaagcaagaaaattCATAGCCAACTATCTAGGGTTTTTATTGTGACCACCTTCTGTGCAATTCAGTGCAATTGTTGACAAGCCCATTGAGTTCTTAGTACCCTTAGCAAGAGATTCCAAAGAAGCACCAGCCTGCAAAAGGATACAAAGAAATAGACTGAAACAGGGTTCAATAAAGTAGAAACACTTTGGAAGataaagttgattaattattttttcaatttttttattataaagattaatattttcatttggatATATGAATGTCTGTGAATATATTCAGAATATATGCTTAGGGGCAAACAATGGCCTTACACCTTTCGTTAAATGGAATAAGATCAATTTTAATCTCtcaattattatatattcaatttaacttttttaacaaaattttacttttaacccccaaaattttaaatttacttcaagcaatgcataaaaaatatcataattttttttcagaaaacaaaggatgaaaatgaactaaaatataatgaaaaacatcaattttttaaaaaattctcaaaataattaaaatccgATGATTGAACCGATTGAACTAGTTGTTACCTTATTTATAACTAAGTAAAAAACATGAACAAAATTTCGGATTACACCAACTAAATTTCTTTCATCAATGCTTAATAAACCTCATATACTCGACATGTAATTATAGTATGTTTACTATATACATAAAGAATGAGTAAAAACTATATGATCaaaagcaaatatttttttgataaagaaattcaaatttgaaccCGCAATTGCAGCAGTAAACTATGCATGTTATCCAGTTTCTGTTTAAGTTCTTTAATGGTAGTAAGGTTCACCTGGGAAGACTCTGAATTAGATGATTCAGTGATGAGAGCGGCACACTTGGCTTGTGAATCTGAAACTGCCTCCGCAAGCAAAGCCAATGTTGTGATACTTTGAAGCTTGCTGCCTTGACTGAGCTTATCAGATGAGAAAATCTTTTCGAAACCCTCGATTCCTACAAGTTGGTAGAACGAACTTCCAACTCAGGTCCGGTAAGATGTTAAGCTTTTTAACTGAATCAACTTAGTCGAAACATACTTACCGAGGTTGCTAAATTTATTCATGGCTTCTTTGCCAAGTGACTTTTCAAGCTTGAGCAACCGCAAGATTCCAGCAGTTAACCTACCAAGAAGTGAATGAAACCTTTATTTAAGAGTGTGATTGGAGATTACTACCTATGAAATCAAGTTCTTTTAAAAGTAAGATAGAATTTACCGGTTGTTTGACGGAGAgtttaaagtttaggggaaaatgaAAAGTCAACGCAACATGATCCGCTGCTTTCTTCACATATGcaggttatttttaaaaaaaaaaaagcagttGATTTTGAGGGAAGTAGTTTGCCTGCACCATTTTATGCGTACAAACGGTAAATTACATTACATTGATTTCCAGGCAGAAAAGTCCATTTTATGTCTCACCctgaaagaaggaaaaaaagaaaacatatttatattttgaaactaaaatatgTTTGCTTCTACTAAAATATGAACTGGAAGTGAAAAGGCAAACTCAGCCATGGCACCAACCATATTCAACAACTGATCTCTTATACTGTACACAGACTTCAGCATTGTATCCAGTGTTTCTTTGGCTAATTGGAATGACAAATCCGACTCTTGTGGACACTGCATATCATTTTGGAGCTGCAGAAAGTGCAAGTAAAAAAAACATCATATCACTACTTtgggaaaataaagaaaatcatgCAATCAAAGAAAAGTACATATTAtgttaacattttaaatatttttctcaattaccCAATTCCATACATGTGAAAATCTCCAATCTGTAACATAAAGGCATCCATGGCAAATTCCAAGCCATTGTCTTTAAGCGTGgcaaagaattaaaattgatttaaaattattttgatttaaaatcttaattatttctcaaaatattaaaattgaaattttaatatatattttaaggcaaaaaataaaaaccacaTTCATAATACTGAATAACTAATATACACATTTCTAATTTTCTCTCAAGCTTCTTGCTGGTTTGCGGGCTATGGAGAGTTGATAAATCCGTTGgttttcttatttgtttctcAATCCAACTTCATCAAGCTTCGTTTTCCTGCAAATTCATACGCTTTCGATCTCCATTATCTCTAAATCCAAgcaaagatttttattttttttgaatttcttccattcttgttttttcttcgattttttaaaggcttttattttattggttggCAGTTGATTTTCTGCGTTTCTGTTTTGTCTTTTAATAAATAGAAATCCTCAGCTTTTAGATCCTCTTCTGGGTTTtactttgtttttcatttagATTTGTTTCAATAATTTCCTTTTTAACTCTCATTTTAAAGCCTTGGATTTTTGTTTCTTCATGCAACAagtttatcattttctttttaatgttgCCAAAATCTAGGGAAAGCGAAATCAAGAAACAACCAGAGGAAGTAATTTCCATGTTAGATCCAGCTCCAGCATACAACAATCAAAACTAAACTCGAAAAggaaacaattatataaaaaacttaGCCTTTTAGTATAAAgctaaaataagtaaataactaACATACCCAAaaggttctttgtttttatttagcTAAATTGCCAGATTTGCATCAAACTCAACAAGCCATTTTTCACTATCAATCCTATTCAACAAAATCAAGGGGGGTTGAACcctaaaaagagaagaaaggtgGGTTTACCAACAAGAAGAACAAGGCGTTTAGCAGGAGGAGAGAAGCGATGGGAGACAAGATCCATGCCATGAACAATTGGGGTCTTGAAGTAGATGTCGAAAATGCTTAACATGTAAACGGCATGGAGGATGACACCAAGTATAACCACCCATGTTTCTCTTCTTTTAACCCATTGTCGTCTCCTGGGTATGCTTGATTTGCCTAGCTTCGAATCTCGGTTACCCAAGATCCCACCTATATCCACCTTTTTCGTTACTTTGGTTTCTCTGTTGTAACCCATAATTACTTGGTCTCACCTCTCTATAAACTCTTACAAGAAAACCTCAAAGTGAAGAAGAAATTGGGAGAGACGCAGTTTAGGGTTTGGATTTGGTTGAAAAATGACAGCTTTTTAACTATAAGAGAAGAAGAATCTGTACCCTTTGAGGAGATGCAGAGGGCTGCCAATTTGGGGAAATAGGGGGGAAAAATAAAGGGAATCGGGGTAGGGGAGAGAtgatttgggaaaaataaaatggggaaaaaagaaagatttctgGGGATGGGGGGAATcgattttgggaaaaagaagGGGGGAAAAAGAATAtatcatttgaaattttgggatccaaaacaaatatatataaacacaaaacgacgtcgttttgtaaaatattagtggcgtttgaaagaaaaacgccactattgctcttcttttgcggcgcttttccataaacgccgctatttcttacattttgcggtattttttcataaacgccgctaacggtccattttttataatttttatattaaattattatatctttcatataaattttaaataaataattttttggcaattttaagtaatatttaaaagaattagataaaattataattttagtttttgtattttattttatttgttataatttggtcctatccaaaatagatagttacttATCCATATTAatcattactttttttaatttatttatcaattttttttataatctaatatttaaatatatcaaatggtttagattaaatatttttaaatataaaagcattaattgattgtataaaatttcatcatttaataaatctcaagtaaaccttaaatcctaaatcatttaatatatatgaagTTTATCTAtcatctcttaaataatttaaactataatcataatgttaatataataaaattaatattatctcttttacaattatataaggaattatttaatatataaattaaaaaatattaattaatctaaaccctaaacccctaatcACTATCCTTTAAACCCTAAGTCACAAccccttaaaccttaaaccccaacccttaaacccttAAAACCTAAATCTCTAACTATTAACCCCTAACATCTAACacctaaacccctaaacccctaaaccttaaatcccagcCCTTAAACCATACTCCCTAAATCCATATTGAtccctaaattaaccttaaaatggTAACTCCTAAAcaggccttaaatcttaaattaatcatataccttaaataaaaaaaaccctaaactatagtgataattaatataatattttaaaattaatactatctcttttacgattatataagaaattttttaatatatacattaaaacaCAATCAGTAATtatgtacccaaaaaactttaaaaatattctaaataatagtatttttatttttccatgtattttatttcaaattaaattctaCGTGtgactatttttttaaagattttaaatattcaattagaaataaattaaattttatttaattaatataaaaaaaccaattaagataaaatacattttgcggcgcttttcgaaaaatgccgcaaaagatcagagcattagtggcgttttcccaaaaacgccgctaaaaaccaaagcattagcgacgctttcccaaaagcgccgctatagaccagagcattagcggcgcttcatcAAAAACGCCGTTATagaccagagcattagcggcgcttcaccaaaaacgccactaaaggccagagcattagcggcgcttccccaaaaatgccgctaaaggccagaccattagcgacgctttcccaaaaacgccgctaaaggccagaATTTTAGCGGCCCTTTTTgagaaacgccactaaagccctGAAAACTCAAAGAACGATGTCGTTGGGCttggttttttgcggcgcttttcgaaaaacgccgctaattctcatttttagcggcgatttccaaaaagcgccgctaatacttaatctttagcggcgttttttatacaaacgccactaaagacgccgctaaaagcctgttttggtgtagtggtgGTACTACATTTGTAATTCTAATTGGGTAAATTAAAAGAGCACAGaagaggatgaacaaaataaataaacaaagtcTGCGTCAGAATCATCCATaacataaaacaaagaaaaattgagGTAAGCATGGAGACACTAAAGATAAGGTGTTTGAATTTAGACAAGTGAGCTTCACAAATTATTTGATTCGTTGGATGAATACAGTCAAACGAATGAAACATGGAAACCCACATTTCTTCAttacaaatgaattaattgagtatttatattattaaaatgtgttGTATCGGTACATCTTTTAGGCAGACTGTGTTGGCCATTTTTTAACAGATAATTTGATAGTAAAGTCTGTGACAAATTCTTAACATCATGCGGTTATCGTTATAAGATGTATTTTGATGATTATCATAACCCATAATGAATAGCTTAGGCGTGACAAGGTAACAACAACTT
This genomic window from Gossypium raimondii isolate GPD5lz chromosome 10, ASM2569854v1, whole genome shotgun sequence contains:
- the LOC105778221 gene encoding uncharacterized protein LOC105778221 isoform X1; protein product: MNKFSNLGIEGFEKIFSSDKLSQGSKLQSITTLALLAEAVSDSQAKCAALITESSNSESSQAGASLESLAKGTKNSMGLSTIALNCTEAKIVRVEVGERR
- the LOC105778221 gene encoding uncharacterized protein LOC105778221 isoform X2, with translation MNKFSNLGIEGFEKIFSSDKLSQGSKLQSITTLALLAEAVSDSQAKCAALITESSNSESSQAGASLESLAKGTKNSMGLSTIALNCTEGERL